The Palleronia sp. THAF1 genome contains the following window.
CCGCCGGGCTGTGGGGTTTGATCCGGGCGATCAGCCAGTCGCGCCACAGGCCATAGGGGCGGGCGGTCAGCACCATGATCGGCACCATCACCAATCGGGCTGTCAGGACTTGCGTCGGCGACATGCCCGCGACAAACAGCTCTGTCGCCGCCGCCAGTACGGTGAAGAAGGCGATGGTCGCCACGGTATCGACGATGAATGCGCGCATCTCTGTGGGCTATTCGGTCGTCGCTGAGCCGGCAAGGGGCAAGTCGCTACTCCGCCCGCGTTGCCGTCAGTTCGATCCGCACCGGCACCTCGATCCCCAAAGAATTGGCGCTCTGCCCCTCGCCGATTCCGAAACTCTCGCGGCTTAGAGTGACGCTGCCGTCCATGCTGGCGGTGTCGCCGTCGATCATTAGCGTAAAGGGCAGCGTCACGTCAGAGGTCTGACCCGACAACTCCAGCGTTCCGGTCGCCACATAGGCGTCACCGTCAGGGTTGATGTTGCCTTCGAAGATTGCGGTGGGATGCTCTTCGGCGGCGAAATACTGTGCGCCGAGCGCTTCCTGCGTGACCGATCCTAACGTCAGAGAGCCGACGTCGATCTGGGTGCGGACCGTTCCGGTGCCGGTCGCCTCGTCGAAGACGATGTCCGCCGTCCAGTCGTTGAAGACGCCTTGTATCGGGCTGCCGAGCTGGACGACCTCGAACCCGATTTCGCCGGATTGCACCGCCC
Protein-coding sequences here:
- the alaE gene encoding L-alanine exporter AlaE, which produces MRAFIVDTVATIAFFTVLAAATELFVAGMSPTQVLTARLVMVPIMVLTARPYGLWRDWLIARIKPHSPAARLITDTIGFLSFQVPIYAATLLLSGASVRQIALALGSATFLMAVTGRPFGLFLDKVRRMADTAPTHA